The following are encoded together in the Bradyrhizobium algeriense genome:
- a CDS encoding tripartite tricarboxylate transporter substrate binding protein, which produces MATDSASCTHSRRTVLGILAAAFAAITPSLAQGQSQQTIRLNVPFSPGTGPDLLARILSEELRQRWNQPVIVENKAGASGNIGTDAAARAAPDGNTLLVTVNTFVMNASLYRSIPYDPERSFAPIVEIATGVLALVVHPSINVNNFPELIAVARSKPGEINYASPGRGTPQHLAMELLKLTAKINLTHIPYPGSAGAVKDLAGGHVSAMFLPIHTALPLAEAGQIRILAVGSQARAPQAMHVPTLAELGVTDFDVDLWYGVLVPVDTPKAIVDRYNAVFNEILAQPGVRAVLDKQGLIAQGGSPERLAELIARDRMRWAKVVKDAQITSE; this is translated from the coding sequence GTGGCGACCGATTCCGCAAGTTGCACGCATTCGCGCCGCACGGTGCTGGGAATCTTGGCCGCGGCCTTTGCCGCAATAACGCCAAGCCTGGCCCAGGGGCAGTCGCAGCAAACAATCCGGCTCAACGTTCCGTTCTCGCCAGGCACAGGGCCCGATCTACTCGCGCGTATCCTCAGTGAGGAATTGCGGCAGCGCTGGAACCAACCTGTCATCGTGGAGAACAAGGCTGGTGCGAGCGGCAACATTGGCACGGATGCAGCGGCGCGCGCTGCTCCGGATGGCAACACGCTTCTAGTGACCGTCAATACTTTTGTGATGAATGCGAGCCTTTATCGCTCGATCCCGTACGATCCAGAGAGGAGCTTCGCGCCGATCGTGGAGATCGCGACCGGCGTTCTTGCGCTCGTTGTGCATCCTTCGATCAACGTCAACAACTTCCCTGAACTGATCGCAGTTGCTCGCAGCAAGCCGGGCGAGATCAACTATGCTTCCCCGGGTCGGGGAACACCGCAGCATCTCGCCATGGAGCTCCTGAAGCTGACGGCGAAAATCAACCTGACACACATTCCTTATCCGGGTTCTGCGGGCGCCGTGAAAGATCTCGCGGGCGGACATGTCTCAGCCATGTTCTTGCCGATCCATACCGCGCTTCCTCTCGCGGAAGCGGGGCAAATCCGTATCCTAGCCGTCGGCAGCCAAGCTCGGGCGCCGCAGGCGATGCATGTGCCGACGTTGGCGGAACTTGGCGTGACCGATTTCGATGTCGATTTGTGGTATGGCGTTCTTGTTCCGGTCGATACACCGAAAGCGATCGTTGACCGCTACAATGCGGTTTTCAACGAGATACTGGCGCAGCCTGGCGTTCGGGCCGTACTCGACAAGCAAGGCTTGATCGCTCAAGGCGGCTCGCCTGAGCGCCTGGCAGAACTGATCGCCAGGGACCGCATGCGCTGGGCCAAAGTCGTCAAGGATGCCCAGATCACTTCAGAATAG
- a CDS encoding FAD-dependent monooxygenase: protein MKNAGKPKIIVAGGGIGGLTAALSLIKRGFEVEIYEQAQILQEIGAGVQISANGMLVLHELGLATRVMEEAAHPERREIRMWNTGQAWTAFDLGAVSVQTYGHPYVTMFRPDLLGILSDAVTTAVPGALRLGHRTVGCETVGARVILRFDDGSTAEGDALIGADGIHSVIRAGLHGSDNAEFTGLVAWRGVIPMADLPPRLARSVSSNWVGPGRHVVQYPLRRGTLMNFVGVVEREDWHEESWTTPGSHADMLADFAGWHEDVQTLIAAIPQPYLWALKLRRPLPSWSVGRVTLLGDACHPTLPFLAQGAVMAIEDGYILSRALEAHGMDVAAAFRAYESARYERTSRVVNGSADNTKRFHNPLLGDPATAQAYVEREWAEDRLRERYDWMYRYDATAVPV, encoded by the coding sequence GTGAAAAATGCCGGAAAACCCAAAATCATCGTAGCCGGCGGCGGCATAGGCGGGCTGACGGCGGCGCTTTCCCTCATCAAGCGTGGCTTCGAGGTCGAGATTTACGAGCAGGCGCAGATCCTTCAGGAGATCGGGGCCGGTGTGCAGATCAGCGCCAACGGCATGCTTGTCCTTCACGAACTCGGCCTCGCTACTCGCGTCATGGAAGAGGCCGCGCATCCGGAGCGGCGTGAAATTCGGATGTGGAATACCGGCCAAGCATGGACCGCTTTCGATCTCGGCGCCGTGTCGGTGCAGACCTATGGTCACCCCTACGTCACGATGTTCCGGCCGGACCTGCTGGGTATCCTGTCGGATGCGGTGACGACGGCTGTCCCCGGCGCACTTCGTCTGGGACATAGGACTGTCGGATGCGAGACCGTAGGAGCGCGCGTAATCCTGCGGTTCGACGACGGCAGCACCGCCGAAGGCGACGCGCTGATTGGCGCCGACGGAATCCACTCCGTGATCCGTGCAGGACTGCATGGCTCGGACAACGCTGAATTCACGGGTCTCGTTGCATGGCGCGGCGTCATCCCGATGGCGGACCTGCCGCCCCGCCTAGCACGTTCAGTCTCGTCGAACTGGGTCGGGCCCGGCCGACACGTCGTGCAGTATCCCTTGCGGCGCGGAACGCTGATGAACTTCGTAGGCGTCGTCGAACGCGAGGACTGGCACGAAGAGTCCTGGACGACGCCGGGTTCGCATGCGGACATGCTCGCCGACTTCGCTGGATGGCATGAAGACGTACAGACGCTCATCGCAGCCATTCCCCAGCCTTATCTCTGGGCATTGAAACTGCGCCGTCCTCTTCCGTCGTGGTCGGTGGGTCGCGTCACGCTGCTCGGCGACGCTTGCCATCCGACACTGCCGTTCCTCGCACAAGGCGCCGTCATGGCGATCGAGGACGGCTACATCCTGTCTCGAGCGCTCGAGGCGCACGGCATGGACGTTGCCGCGGCATTCCGCGCCTATGAATCGGCGAGGTACGAACGCACATCCCGCGTCGTCAACGGATCGGCCGACAACACGAAACGCTTTCACAATCCATTGCTGGGAGATCCGGCGACGGCGCAGGCCTATGTGGAGCGCGAGTGGGCGGAAGACCGCCTGCGGGAGCGTTACGACTGGATGTACAGATACGATGCTACCGCCGTCCCCGTGTGA